A part of Myxococcus landrumus genomic DNA contains:
- a CDS encoding RHS repeat-associated core domain-containing protein produces the protein MSSKCALLWLMLLGGMSALADDGVSGWLDVSARKELVSPVDGGRLESRQDRDSERNNQTRAYEEARAQWEASRDVAQIQFMEALAKAELALVRQPSWWERFWRLPWPTDAERAALEQSREALLSAESSLKALRLKREDERARREQAQEALTELVEGLTADMRGGYARAWRMVWGDSPSEALQGLRAKALLWQSGLAVEDVSQVARIEKIVATDLQEGVVGQPLPQPVTVRVTTATGEPVLGATVTFKGQSPSQPRFLPVMGSATPQAQLAVLTDENGLASVRVLPDTYILRYWFERQATPHNLRLGYNMVTAETSNGTELFRLPSPFVHAGLPDAPAQVGRLANVSAIQEPGIQLVSPLFGQVLDQYGNACANKKVVWTQAATTGRFFRFQDVMTTQVLDPSNPMQLSSIEEWSDTSGWIGPGYIPGPSTGYYYVTMTVGSLSRTVWINANSTLRYTFRTTSNDDFNGAYLTSSPKLKAVQVLRWPQNAPGWVPLTGNEADLADVAVGIWTLSTAGETLGFVEAVPSTIGTEPGDDDKTVIFRQRFLAQNAAQEVYLKAIAVERRANGQLVQVCCARDLYSWNSSTIPTLELQRRLTGGGSIPPRGMALTSDSAMAFWARNQTSDQIYARVTVQPQVPGDGVLSPSGNPRDADNDLIMPEFANAERILPLLAGTKGGRVRFELYAKDYSTSPPTKVRQAVEDVEILHPSEDIVLSGLPLGAQWMLPAWDFVSSLKPEPGQPPPDDAQTPVAYPARLGVKVFTPGRLVVSRGGTELASATVRTGATGITEVVPLSGAVLLGLDGFATVDVPPGSVGTEDIRVSLVPENPVQETFHEDVPLTTRVGSVGKLPVAHTFVKGVSVVDGHLVKQAADVELPSRGLGLAWTRTYASGISEEGLLGAGWTHGYEGAVLPAGGGFRYVVTGGEGSGHTFQCTEEGVGCVPQRGFHGTLRVEGAGAGREFIFRAKSGVEYRHGRLDTAVYPARYRLTSIVAPAGHKVSLRYGDASLDGALTRVHDGASGRLLQLSYQREAGRLRLHRVELHHATNVDATTLTPLGVCIQYGYDSQRRLSSVARYDGACGSGAPVRTEAYSYENGASELGRTRMSQHIGPDGQVIRYTYHGASETIPGEDAYLLLVDKDARVKSVVETLSLQPLQEATTTFAYSIAPESRTVLGQSFTTFATEVKGPRPEVPATRYRMLPTGAVAELERPLSAGVVARTAALWDAVHRTRVTEEDARGRITRFSHDAKGNLVARRISGGALPAVGAVAATVPVTDAQGQSVAEVVEKWGYDAGFNTQTCHVDAEGYATVSRVDSTGDAPEALLPFGTGRVLETRHYASRVSRQVLTSTGTCEQAVASLATSPQDVVLQWKYCGVESTTPCPQGALTGDWVETVGADGHVETATGYDIYGQLLSKTLQVQGATTVASQYTYDARGRLLTEQDGLGRQRVQEWDALDRVKKEVRNTSQGLGVTRTLEYSAGGHLKREVVGGDFVREHTLDAAGRRVRTVESGGRLTGALETRFTYDEVGNPTSVLDRRGVRMSTVYDFADRPVEVIASVGDGPRFTSQGGSTDEVGRVRTVSRVGYDAVGNKVWESDLSGFDRTCRMDSLYRVVEEQGPEVPGATDGSSSLRYAQTFAYDLRGLRVRQVDGNGHPSTMEYDLLGRAVVLTDANGGVERRRHDGRGNVTETRWEVGGVQHRMQSATYDGLGRVFSTTETVAKASGQHVYTTQTVHDDVAHVEWTRDARGFLRARHFDGLGRVFKVVVDAASGPLARQPDVAGAGPALGLTSTVEFDKYGQVAANVDALGRRTETVHDALGRPQQVNRPMGVVESQVHDGEGRVIQSVDGRGVERRFTFDALGRPRDEVLVESISRSGQLLTVSQRVYVDSPDVEKLVREELRDARENLSEVYRDGLRREVRRVDAQGNASEVRFDALHKRQEKNPKGHVTRFFQDAVGRPLSQTEHLSSGGAAVYTQSWTYDDASRSQTHVDRRGVPTVDASDGLGRKVRSVRGQGLEVAEQSWVHDAAGQVVRTVDANGHATVRLFDGAGRMLEETLGEGTVDAATTTFQYDAGGQLAQQKGPRATGASFDARFSYDDLGRRVREENALGQVTVRAFDASGNKVCEKRPLGQPTLGHGGATGLTLAQMESHACAGTYVTKYAYDELGKLLTVTDAAGGLYSYVYDATRNLVAKQDANGNLTTYEYDARNLRTAEHPHLDGHARLTPAQRASVPLFETGATPSGVIGTLTSRFTYDENGNLATRLDPKGQLTTLAHGLLDRLGSRSYSQHALPRVFPSVDSESITYDGNGNVSRETQHKSTASGPQSEVTSYTHDALDRVKTRLREHDGKKLTYAYDAMGHRTSVEDADGVTTTYSYDALGRLTHATLPAGMVQYSYWPDSLPKGVVWPNGVSEGRCYDDAGRLSQLVVALGSVSSTCQPSGVAISRYAYAYDSNGNRLSQIEARTAPQTQVLGADELTTYGHDVLDRLTGVASPDGVTSLYGLDAVGNRIGERQVPSSMAGGIGLGPDAYQGASQLQLTRDVMATFNRVDWLRELVDAKDASRNATLDYDLAGNLVQRTMQSGTRALSWDIRQTLTAVFDNGLEVGRYDYDIGLQRTQRKTSSENVVYILDEDFVLQEADGAQSSHPARRRYHYGAGPLAVTEISAQPSSSFLTSDALGSVADAMSTSVGGGVTAVRQYDAWGNHRAGSAPTAGAFKLGFTGHQHDVETGLTYARARYYDSELGRFISRDSFEGNLDDAPSLHRYVYALVNPLRYFDVSGYCAEGVDEGCRLSFLEGAQLFGRGVWDSIGRPLSEVEAENAKWRAARLEANYQAYQQEHEARVQAGPSVAERVVTTVGRAYSSATEWVGTAVRNVPGVRRAEEVVVEAADDLAQAHDRFTGEVASSMSPYSLRARAHPEEGLYVGLGAETDKRAQETVGPALREGYQAAAQAAVVARGALKSLDEVGAKVGTKTGREATKDLIPSGEQKTLSLSGKWEETKWLPGHDGIVYVLRDSHSGEILKVGKTTVDKFEGRFDPYVRAGRRTGRELEVDAWTVSRNSGRTVQSIEGEVRQHLEAQGHAMPWDNSNGRLGRPGPGVPGVYQRTTAKKGYHWDGVEYVKKE, from the coding sequence ATGTCGAGCAAATGTGCGCTTTTGTGGCTGATGCTGCTGGGTGGCATGTCGGCACTCGCGGATGACGGGGTTTCGGGTTGGTTGGATGTGTCCGCGCGAAAGGAGCTGGTTTCGCCTGTGGATGGCGGCCGGCTGGAATCACGCCAGGACAGGGACTCCGAACGGAATAATCAGACGAGAGCCTACGAGGAGGCACGGGCGCAGTGGGAAGCGAGCCGCGACGTCGCTCAAATCCAGTTCATGGAGGCGCTGGCGAAGGCAGAGCTCGCACTGGTGCGGCAGCCCTCGTGGTGGGAGCGCTTCTGGCGTCTGCCTTGGCCCACGGATGCCGAGCGAGCTGCGCTCGAGCAGTCGCGCGAGGCGTTGCTGAGTGCCGAGTCGTCCTTGAAGGCGCTTCGGCTCAAGCGTGAGGATGAGAGGGCGCGCCGTGAGCAGGCCCAGGAGGCGCTTACGGAGCTGGTGGAGGGGCTCACGGCGGACATGCGAGGCGGCTATGCCCGCGCCTGGCGCATGGTCTGGGGGGACAGCCCGTCCGAAGCCCTTCAGGGCCTGAGGGCGAAAGCCTTGCTCTGGCAGAGTGGGCTGGCGGTTGAGGATGTGAGTCAGGTTGCGCGCATCGAGAAGATCGTCGCGACGGACTTGCAGGAGGGCGTCGTAGGACAGCCACTCCCTCAGCCCGTGACGGTGCGTGTGACGACGGCGACCGGGGAGCCCGTGTTGGGGGCAACGGTCACCTTCAAGGGGCAATCTCCCTCGCAACCCCGATTCCTCCCGGTGATGGGGAGCGCGACGCCCCAGGCGCAACTGGCGGTGCTCACGGATGAGAACGGACTGGCTTCGGTTCGCGTCCTCCCGGATACCTACATCCTGCGGTACTGGTTCGAGCGGCAAGCCACGCCGCACAATCTGCGCCTCGGATACAACATGGTGACGGCGGAGACCTCCAACGGTACGGAGCTCTTCAGGCTGCCCTCGCCTTTCGTCCATGCGGGCCTGCCGGATGCCCCCGCTCAGGTGGGGCGTCTTGCCAATGTGTCGGCGATCCAGGAGCCGGGGATTCAGCTCGTGTCGCCGCTGTTCGGGCAGGTCCTCGACCAGTATGGGAATGCTTGTGCGAACAAGAAGGTGGTCTGGACCCAGGCCGCGACCACGGGCCGGTTCTTCCGCTTCCAGGACGTGATGACCACGCAGGTGTTGGACCCCTCCAACCCGATGCAGCTCTCGAGCATCGAGGAGTGGTCGGACACGAGTGGCTGGATTGGGCCCGGGTACATTCCGGGCCCCAGCACTGGCTATTACTACGTGACGATGACGGTGGGCTCCCTGAGCCGGACTGTCTGGATCAACGCCAACTCGACGCTGCGCTACACGTTCCGGACGACAAGCAACGATGACTTCAACGGGGCCTATCTGACGTCCAGCCCCAAGCTCAAGGCGGTCCAGGTTCTGCGGTGGCCACAGAATGCCCCGGGCTGGGTCCCGCTGACGGGAAACGAGGCGGACCTGGCCGATGTCGCGGTAGGCATCTGGACGCTGTCGACGGCGGGCGAGACCCTGGGTTTTGTCGAGGCGGTTCCCTCCACGATAGGCACGGAGCCTGGCGATGACGACAAGACGGTGATCTTCCGGCAGCGCTTCCTGGCACAGAATGCCGCGCAGGAAGTGTATCTGAAGGCCATCGCCGTCGAGCGCAGAGCCAACGGGCAACTGGTCCAGGTGTGCTGCGCTCGGGACTTGTATAGCTGGAACAGTTCTACGATTCCAACGCTCGAGCTCCAGCGGCGGCTCACCGGAGGCGGGAGCATCCCTCCTCGGGGAATGGCGCTGACGTCTGACTCCGCGATGGCGTTCTGGGCGAGGAACCAGACATCGGACCAGATCTATGCCCGTGTGACGGTTCAGCCCCAGGTTCCGGGAGATGGCGTCCTCAGCCCTTCGGGAAACCCGCGTGATGCCGACAACGACCTCATCATGCCCGAGTTCGCGAATGCCGAGCGCATCCTGCCGCTGCTGGCGGGGACGAAAGGCGGGCGCGTGCGTTTCGAGCTGTATGCGAAGGATTATTCGACGTCTCCCCCGACCAAGGTGCGCCAGGCGGTGGAGGACGTCGAGATTCTGCACCCCAGTGAGGACATCGTCCTGTCAGGGCTCCCGCTCGGAGCGCAGTGGATGCTTCCCGCATGGGACTTCGTCTCGTCTCTCAAGCCGGAGCCCGGGCAGCCTCCGCCGGATGACGCGCAAACACCCGTGGCCTATCCCGCGCGTTTGGGGGTGAAGGTCTTCACTCCCGGGCGGCTGGTGGTCAGTCGGGGAGGCACGGAGCTCGCCTCGGCCACGGTCCGGACGGGCGCGACGGGCATCACGGAGGTGGTTCCCCTCAGCGGCGCGGTGCTCCTGGGACTGGATGGCTTCGCGACGGTGGACGTTCCTCCGGGGTCGGTCGGCACCGAAGACATCCGGGTCTCCCTGGTGCCGGAGAATCCGGTCCAGGAGACCTTCCACGAAGACGTGCCGCTCACGACGCGCGTGGGGAGCGTGGGCAAGCTTCCGGTCGCGCACACCTTCGTCAAGGGTGTCAGCGTGGTGGACGGGCACCTGGTGAAGCAGGCGGCGGATGTCGAGCTCCCGAGTCGAGGGCTCGGGCTCGCCTGGACGCGGACATACGCCTCGGGAATCAGTGAGGAGGGACTGCTGGGGGCTGGCTGGACGCATGGCTACGAGGGGGCCGTGCTGCCCGCCGGCGGAGGATTCCGCTACGTGGTCACCGGGGGCGAAGGCAGCGGCCACACCTTCCAATGCACGGAGGAGGGCGTCGGATGCGTCCCCCAGCGTGGCTTCCACGGGACGCTGCGGGTCGAGGGGGCTGGTGCCGGCCGCGAGTTCATCTTCCGCGCGAAGAGCGGCGTGGAGTACCGGCATGGACGCCTGGACACCGCGGTGTATCCGGCCCGGTATCGGCTCACGTCCATCGTCGCTCCAGCGGGGCACAAGGTCTCGCTACGCTATGGGGATGCTTCGTTGGATGGGGCGCTCACGCGAGTCCACGATGGGGCCAGCGGGCGGTTGCTCCAGCTGAGCTATCAACGCGAGGCGGGTCGCCTGCGGCTCCACCGTGTGGAGCTGCACCACGCCACGAATGTGGACGCAACGACCCTGACCCCGTTGGGAGTCTGCATCCAGTATGGCTACGACAGCCAACGGCGGCTGTCCTCCGTGGCTCGCTACGATGGGGCCTGTGGGAGTGGTGCTCCCGTCAGGACGGAGGCGTATTCCTACGAGAACGGAGCCTCGGAGCTGGGCCGGACTCGGATGTCCCAGCACATCGGGCCCGATGGCCAGGTGATTCGCTACACCTACCACGGCGCCTCGGAGACGATTCCGGGCGAGGACGCCTACCTGCTCCTGGTGGACAAGGACGCACGGGTGAAGAGCGTGGTGGAGACGCTTTCGCTCCAGCCCTTGCAGGAAGCGACCACCACGTTCGCATACAGCATCGCGCCCGAGTCGCGCACGGTGCTTGGACAGTCATTCACGACGTTCGCTACCGAAGTGAAGGGGCCTCGGCCCGAGGTTCCGGCCACTCGCTATCGCATGCTCCCCACGGGCGCGGTGGCGGAGCTGGAGCGGCCGTTGTCCGCGGGCGTGGTGGCGCGCACGGCGGCGCTCTGGGATGCGGTCCATCGCACGCGCGTGACGGAGGAGGACGCACGAGGGCGCATCACGCGGTTCAGCCATGACGCGAAGGGCAATCTGGTGGCTCGCCGCATTTCAGGTGGTGCGCTGCCGGCCGTGGGCGCCGTGGCCGCCACGGTGCCTGTCACGGATGCGCAAGGTCAGTCCGTGGCGGAGGTGGTGGAGAAGTGGGGATACGACGCGGGTTTCAACACGCAGACCTGCCACGTCGATGCGGAGGGATATGCCACCGTTTCCCGGGTGGACTCCACGGGAGATGCGCCCGAGGCCCTGCTGCCATTCGGCACGGGGCGCGTGTTGGAGACGCGTCACTATGCGAGCCGGGTGTCGCGCCAGGTCCTGACGTCGACGGGGACGTGCGAGCAGGCCGTGGCGTCCCTGGCGACGTCGCCCCAGGACGTCGTGCTCCAGTGGAAGTACTGCGGGGTGGAGAGCACCACGCCGTGTCCGCAGGGGGCGCTGACGGGTGACTGGGTGGAGACGGTGGGGGCGGATGGCCACGTGGAGACGGCCACGGGCTACGACATCTATGGCCAGCTCCTGTCGAAGACGCTCCAGGTCCAGGGGGCCACCACGGTGGCTTCTCAGTACACGTACGACGCGCGAGGCCGGCTGTTGACCGAGCAGGATGGTCTGGGGCGCCAGCGGGTCCAGGAGTGGGATGCGCTGGACCGGGTGAAGAAGGAGGTGCGCAACACGTCCCAGGGCCTCGGCGTCACTCGTACGCTCGAGTACTCCGCGGGCGGCCATCTCAAGAGAGAGGTGGTGGGTGGGGATTTCGTCCGTGAGCACACGCTGGATGCGGCGGGCCGACGGGTGCGCACGGTGGAGTCCGGAGGGCGCCTCACGGGGGCGCTGGAGACTCGTTTCACCTATGACGAGGTGGGGAACCCGACGTCCGTTCTGGACCGCCGTGGCGTGCGCATGTCGACTGTCTATGACTTCGCGGACAGGCCCGTGGAAGTCATTGCGTCGGTGGGAGATGGGCCGCGCTTCACCTCACAGGGAGGGAGCACGGACGAGGTGGGTCGTGTCCGGACGGTGTCGCGAGTTGGCTATGACGCCGTCGGCAACAAGGTGTGGGAGTCTGACCTGTCGGGGTTCGACCGGACCTGTCGCATGGACTCCCTCTACCGTGTCGTGGAGGAGCAAGGCCCTGAGGTTCCCGGTGCCACCGATGGGTCCTCGTCACTGCGCTATGCACAGACGTTTGCGTATGACTTGAGGGGCCTGCGGGTTCGCCAGGTGGATGGCAACGGCCACCCCAGCACGATGGAGTACGACCTGCTGGGCCGTGCCGTCGTCCTGACGGATGCGAACGGTGGGGTGGAGCGCCGCCGTCATGACGGCCGTGGCAACGTGACGGAGACGCGCTGGGAAGTGGGGGGCGTCCAGCATCGGATGCAGTCGGCGACGTATGACGGACTGGGGCGCGTGTTCTCGACCACGGAGACGGTGGCCAAGGCGTCCGGACAGCACGTCTATACGACGCAGACCGTGCACGACGACGTGGCCCATGTCGAGTGGACACGGGATGCACGCGGCTTCCTGCGGGCTCGGCACTTCGATGGCCTGGGTCGTGTCTTCAAGGTGGTGGTGGACGCGGCATCCGGGCCGTTGGCTCGCCAGCCGGATGTCGCGGGAGCAGGGCCGGCGCTCGGGCTGACGAGCACGGTCGAGTTCGACAAGTACGGACAGGTGGCGGCCAACGTGGATGCGCTGGGGCGTCGCACGGAGACCGTGCACGACGCCTTGGGACGTCCGCAGCAGGTGAATCGGCCCATGGGTGTGGTCGAGAGCCAGGTCCACGATGGTGAGGGGCGCGTCATCCAGTCCGTGGATGGGCGAGGCGTGGAGCGGCGCTTCACGTTTGATGCGCTGGGCAGGCCTCGTGACGAGGTCTTGGTGGAGAGCATCTCCCGGTCAGGGCAGCTCCTCACGGTCAGCCAGCGCGTGTACGTGGATTCGCCGGATGTGGAGAAGTTGGTTCGCGAGGAGCTGCGGGACGCGCGGGAGAATCTCTCCGAGGTCTACCGGGACGGGCTCCGACGGGAGGTCCGTCGGGTGGATGCGCAGGGGAATGCCTCGGAGGTTCGGTTCGACGCGCTCCACAAGCGGCAGGAGAAGAACCCGAAGGGACACGTCACCCGGTTCTTCCAGGATGCGGTGGGGCGTCCGCTGAGTCAGACGGAGCACCTGTCGTCAGGGGGGGCGGCTGTCTACACCCAGAGCTGGACCTATGACGACGCAAGCCGTTCGCAGACGCATGTGGACCGGCGAGGCGTGCCCACCGTGGATGCTTCGGATGGTCTGGGGCGCAAGGTGCGCTCCGTGCGAGGGCAGGGCCTGGAGGTGGCCGAGCAGTCCTGGGTTCATGACGCCGCGGGGCAAGTGGTCCGCACGGTCGATGCGAATGGTCATGCGACGGTGCGGCTGTTTGATGGCGCCGGACGCATGCTCGAGGAGACGCTGGGTGAGGGGACCGTGGATGCGGCCACCACCACGTTCCAGTACGACGCCGGGGGACAGCTCGCGCAACAGAAGGGCCCACGAGCGACGGGGGCCTCATTCGATGCCCGGTTCTCCTACGACGACCTGGGGCGGAGGGTTCGTGAGGAGAATGCTCTCGGCCAGGTGACGGTCCGGGCTTTTGATGCCTCGGGTAACAAGGTCTGCGAGAAGCGGCCCTTGGGGCAGCCGACGTTGGGGCACGGTGGCGCGACGGGGCTGACGTTGGCACAGATGGAGTCCCATGCGTGCGCTGGCACGTATGTGACGAAGTACGCGTACGACGAGTTGGGGAAGCTGCTGACCGTCACGGATGCGGCCGGTGGTCTGTATTCCTACGTCTATGACGCCACGCGGAACCTCGTGGCGAAGCAGGACGCGAATGGGAATCTCACGACGTACGAATATGACGCGCGCAACCTGCGCACCGCCGAGCATCCGCATCTGGATGGCCATGCACGGCTGACACCCGCCCAGCGCGCCAGCGTGCCGCTGTTCGAGACCGGCGCGACGCCTTCGGGTGTCATCGGTACGCTGACGTCGCGGTTCACATATGACGAGAACGGGAACCTGGCGACGCGGTTGGACCCCAAGGGGCAGCTGACAACCCTGGCGCATGGTCTCTTGGATCGCCTCGGCTCGCGCAGCTACTCGCAGCATGCGCTTCCGCGAGTGTTCCCCTCGGTGGACTCCGAGAGCATCACCTACGATGGGAATGGGAATGTCTCGCGCGAGACTCAGCACAAGTCCACGGCGAGTGGCCCCCAGAGCGAGGTGACGTCCTATACCCATGACGCGCTCGACCGGGTCAAGACGCGGCTGCGCGAGCACGACGGGAAGAAGCTCACCTACGCCTACGATGCGATGGGGCATCGCACGAGCGTTGAGGATGCCGACGGCGTCACGACGACCTATTCGTACGATGCGCTGGGGCGACTGACCCACGCGACGCTGCCGGCGGGGATGGTGCAGTACTCGTATTGGCCGGACTCCCTTCCGAAGGGCGTGGTGTGGCCCAACGGGGTCTCGGAAGGGCGTTGTTACGACGATGCCGGACGACTGTCTCAGTTGGTGGTCGCTCTCGGTTCGGTGTCCTCCACGTGTCAGCCGAGCGGTGTGGCCATCAGCCGATACGCGTATGCCTATGACTCGAATGGGAACCGGCTGTCGCAGATCGAGGCACGTACCGCTCCACAGACACAGGTGCTTGGCGCGGACGAGTTGACGACGTATGGCCATGATGTCCTGGACCGGCTCACGGGAGTTGCATCTCCCGATGGGGTGACGTCGCTCTACGGGCTGGATGCCGTGGGCAATCGCATCGGGGAGCGCCAGGTGCCGAGCTCGATGGCGGGGGGCATTGGCCTGGGGCCAGACGCCTACCAGGGGGCCTCCCAGCTCCAGCTCACCCGGGACGTGATGGCGACGTTCAATCGAGTGGACTGGCTGCGGGAGCTCGTCGACGCGAAGGACGCTTCTCGGAATGCCACGCTCGACTATGACCTTGCCGGCAACCTCGTCCAGCGGACGATGCAGAGTGGCACCCGGGCCTTGTCCTGGGACATCCGGCAGACGCTGACCGCGGTGTTCGACAATGGGTTGGAGGTGGGGCGGTACGACTACGATATCGGCCTCCAGCGCACGCAGCGGAAGACGTCGTCGGAGAATGTCGTCTACATCCTGGATGAGGACTTCGTGTTGCAGGAGGCGGACGGAGCCCAGTCCAGCCATCCGGCGCGACGTCGCTATCACTACGGGGCCGGGCCGCTGGCGGTCACGGAAATCTCCGCGCAGCCCTCGTCGAGCTTCCTGACGTCGGACGCGTTGGGGAGTGTGGCGGATGCCATGTCCACCAGCGTGGGTGGGGGCGTCACGGCTGTGCGCCAGTATGACGCTTGGGGCAACCACAGAGCGGGCTCAGCGCCCACGGCCGGTGCGTTCAAGCTGGGGTTCACGGGGCATCAGCATGACGTGGAGACGGGCCTGACGTACGCGCGGGCCCGGTACTACGACAGCGAGCTGGGGCGGTTCATCAGCAGGGACAGTTTCGAGGGGAACCTCGACGACGCTCCGAGCCTCCATCGGTATGTGTATGCGCTCGTCAATCCGCTGCGGTACTTCGATGTGTCTGGATACTGTGCGGAGGGGGTCGATGAAGGATGCCGCCTCTCCTTCCTGGAGGGAGCTCAGCTCTTCGGCCGGGGCGTGTGGGACTCGATTGGTCGGCCACTGTCAGAGGTCGAAGCGGAGAATGCCAAGTGGCGGGCGGCTCGCCTTGAGGCGAACTACCAAGCGTATCAGCAAGAACACGAAGCACGTGTGCAGGCGGGGCCAAGTGTCGCCGAGCGCGTGGTTACCACGGTGGGGCGTGCCTACTCCTCTGCGACTGAGTGGGTGGGAACCGCAGTGCGCAATGTGCCAGGGGTTCGTCGGGCAGAGGAGGTCGTTGTCGAGGCCGCGGATGACCTCGCTCAGGCACATGACCGTTTTACAGGAGAGGTGGCTTCCTCGATGTCCCCGTACTCATTGCGAGCACGGGCTCATCCAGAGGAAGGGCTCTATGTGGGGCTCGGGGCGGAGACCGACAAGCGCGCACAGGAGACTGTCGGCCCAGCACTCCGGGAGGGGTACCAAGCGGCTGCTCAGGCTGCGGTTGTCGCGCGAGGGGCACTGAAGAGCCTCGACGAGGTCGGGGCGAAAGTTGGCACCAAGACAGGTCGTGAGGCGACGAAGGACCTTATTCCCTCGGGTGAACAAAAGACCTTGTCGCTTTCGGGGAAGTGGGAAGAAACGAAGTGGCTCCCTGGTCATGACGGGATTGTCTATGTCCTCCGGGATTCGCACAGTGGTGAAATACTCAAAGTTGGAAAGACCACAGTTGACAAGTTCGAGGGGCGATTCGACCCCTATGTCCGCGCTGGGCGCCGTACCGGACGCGAGCTCGAAGTGGATGCCTGGACAGTGTCAAGGAACTCGGGGCGTACGGTTCAGTCAATCGAAGGCGAGGTACGACAACACCTCGAAGCTCAAGGGCACGCGATGCCCTGGGATAACTCGAATGGCAGGCTGGGGCGCCCTGGACCAGGTGTCCCTGGGGTTTATCAACGCACGACAGCGAAAAAGGGATATCACTGGGATGGAGTGGAGTATGTCAAGAAGGAGTAA
- a CDS encoding PilZ domain-containing protein encodes MRCELCLSEHAADARCPHPPHPRRPSAHHHGTHPPHGQVHLASHPWNIRVHRPQGLHTHGVDIDRGGLFLSCEEPFPPLFTRLELTLHLAGEDFSCTGEVVRHVDAAHALTWGSAAGIGIQLLPAPPRLRELLSRARASPLTSP; translated from the coding sequence ATGCGCTGCGAGCTCTGCCTCTCGGAACACGCCGCTGATGCGCGGTGCCCCCATCCACCCCATCCGCGCCGCCCCTCCGCCCACCACCACGGTACCCACCCGCCCCACGGACAGGTCCACCTCGCCTCCCACCCGTGGAACATCCGCGTCCATCGCCCCCAGGGCCTCCACACCCACGGCGTGGACATCGACCGGGGTGGCCTCTTCCTGAGCTGCGAGGAGCCCTTCCCGCCCCTCTTCACCCGCCTGGAGCTCACCCTCCACCTGGCCGGAGAGGACTTCTCCTGCACGGGCGAGGTCGTGCGCCACGTCGACGCCGCACACGCCCTCACCTGGGGCAGCGCAGCGGGCATCGGCATCCAACTCCTCCCCGCCCCACCCCGCCTCCGCGAGCTCCTCTCCCGAGCCCGCGCCTCGCCCCTCACTTCACCGTGA